Below is a genomic region from Echinicola rosea.
CACGTACCTTAGCCTTGTCCGTCTCGGACAGCATCTTACTTTTCGTATTAAAAGGAAAATCCTTTCTGGGAATATACCAAGAGATAAACTCTTCTTTGTAAGTGCTTTGGGGAGGAGCCATGCCCGGCATATCTTCAATCCTAAAGCCTCCTTTGGTCCCACCTACCAAGTTACCTGAGTTTTTATCTCGATAAACGATAGTCATACTGCCCCTGTACCAGTTTCTTAAACAAAACATTTGAAAACCACCCGCCTCCAAATATTCTCCTATAAAAAAGAAATAATCATCATCTCTTACTGTACGTTTAAACTCCTCATAAGTCCCTTTCAAATAGCGCCCAGGAAGTTTTTTACCCTGAAAGTCCAACAAGTATTTTGCGTGAAGCCGATTTGCCTTTGCATTATACTGGTATATGGTATCGTTAAACCTTTGGCTTACCATTATCTCCTTATTTTTGAAAATATAACGGTAGGCAATATATTTAATCGATTCATATTGACCTGGAAGTGCCACGTCATTGACTTTAAGCTTCTTGTCCGTAACCCAAAAGTTATACTGTTCAAAGCCCTTCATATGCTCATTTCCATCACCCGAGGTTGAAAACATCAAGTAGCCTTGTGGTATGCTCACGATATTGTAAAAGCCGAAGGGCAAACGCTCCTGCCGGATGAACTCACCATCTGGTTTATAAAAGGACAAAAACGAGTGTTCATAGGCGATCAACTGATCGTTTTCCTCATCAAAATCAATATCGTACAAGCGACTCAGCTCCCCAGGCCCTTGACCATTTGGAACCCTTCTGATAAACCTGCCCTCATTATCAAACACCACCAATCCGCCGCCCTTAAATCTATCATAAATATAAATGTGTGATTCGGTAGCTAAAACTTTGTATATGGGACCAATTAGGCTCTTTTCAGTAGTTTCAAGGGGTACAAGTCGAATGCTTTTTACTAACTTTTGAAAATCAAATACTTTATTTGACAATATGGGATTCAAGTCCACCCTGACCAAGGAGTCACTAACCGTATGCATTACCCTCGTCTCCCCTAAGTGAAGGGAAGACACCTGCTCTTCAGTATATCGGTCGATATTTTCCTTTTTCTCAGAACATCCAAATGCAAACAAGAAAATCACTGTATAAAAAATATTTTTCATGAAAAAATCTGTTTTATCACATGCTTCGGAGCACAATAATAGGCTAATATATTCTGGTCTAAAAATCATTTAGCCTAAAGAATACCAGTACCGGATTGTCCTCTTTGGTCAGGTCACGTACCTTAGCCTTGTCCGTCTCGGACAGCATCTTACTTTGCGTATTGAATGGAAAATCCTTATTAGGGATATACCAAGAAATCAATTCATTACCATAAGCACTTTTTGGAAAAATAATAGGAGGTAATTCTGAAATCTTAATATCCCCATGCGTTCCCCCGACCAAATTACCAGACTTTTTATTTCTATAAATTATAGGCCTTAGGTTATTATACCAATTCTCCAGGTAGATCACCTGAAACTCACCTATGTCCAGATATTCTCCAATAAAAAAGTAATAATCATTGTTTTTTAATGTACGTTTAAACTTCTCATAATTCCCTTCCAAATAACGCTGCGGAAGTTTTTTGTCCTGAAAATCTAGTAAGTATTTTGCTTGAAGCCGATTTGCCTCTGATTCATACTGGTAGATAGTATCGTTGAATTTTTGTGTAACCATTATTTTTTGATTTTTGTAAAGGTATCGATACCAACTATAATGAATATTATTATAAAAACTTGGTAATGCTACTGAAACGACCTTGAAATTTTTGTCTGTCACCCAAAAAGTAAAATCCTTAAGCTCTCCAAAATGTCCGTTGCCTTGATCTGGCAAAGTACTAATCAAATAGCCATTTGGTGTGGCCACAATATTGTAAAAGCCAAAGGGTAAACGCTCTTGCCGGATGAATTCACCATCTGGTTTATAAAAGGACAAAAAGGAATGTTCATAGGCGATCAACTGATCGTTTTCCTCATCAAAATCAATATCGTACAAGCGACTCAACTCACCAGGCCCTTGACCATTTGGGATTCTTTTAACAAATTTACCTTTCTGGTCAAAAATAACGATACCTCCTCCCTTATACCTATCATATACATAAATATTGGTTGCTGTAGGTAATACCTTATAAATCACATCTACCAAGCTCTCCTCAATAGTTTCCAAAGGTACCAGACGAACCTCCTTCACCAAGGATTGAAAATCGAAATTCTTTTTTCCATAAAATTGATTAAGATCTATCCGTATCAAAGAATCCTTTTCGGATACCAAAACCCTTGTTTTCTCCAGATGAAGAGAGGAAATTTGTTCATCAGAATATCGTTCATTGGTTTCTTTCTTTCGGGAGCAACCAAGAAGACCTATCAAAATAAAAATAATAAAACAGTACTTCATAATAGAATAATAAAATAAAGTTGGTTGGTTTCATCCAAGGAAAAATGAAACCAACCATTAATAATTAGCATCCAGCGCTAGTACAATTTTCATCTCCACTTACACATAAAATTTCTTCTCTACCTGGAGGATTTGTCACTGATGTATAATCTTCTGTA
It encodes:
- a CDS encoding 6-bladed beta-propeller: MKNIFYTVIFLFAFGCSEKKENIDRYTEEQVSSLHLGETRVMHTVSDSLVRVDLNPILSNKVFDFQKLVKSIRLVPLETTEKSLIGPIYKVLATESHIYIYDRFKGGGLVVFDNEGRFIRRVPNGQGPGELSRLYDIDFDEENDQLIAYEHSFLSFYKPDGEFIRQERLPFGFYNIVSIPQGYLMFSTSGDGNEHMKGFEQYNFWVTDKKLKVNDVALPGQYESIKYIAYRYIFKNKEIMVSQRFNDTIYQYNAKANRLHAKYLLDFQGKKLPGRYLKGTYEEFKRTVRDDDYFFFIGEYLEAGGFQMFCLRNWYRGSMTIVYRDKNSGNLVGGTKGGFRIEDMPGMAPPQSTYKEEFISWYIPRKDFPFNTKSKMLSETDKAKVRDLTKEDNPVLVFFRLNDF
- a CDS encoding 6-bladed beta-propeller, yielding MKYCFIIFILIGLLGCSRKKETNERYSDEQISSLHLEKTRVLVSEKDSLIRIDLNQFYGKKNFDFQSLVKEVRLVPLETIEESLVDVIYKVLPTATNIYVYDRYKGGGIVIFDQKGKFVKRIPNGQGPGELSRLYDIDFDEENDQLIAYEHSFLSFYKPDGEFIRQERLPFGFYNIVATPNGYLISTLPDQGNGHFGELKDFTFWVTDKNFKVVSVALPSFYNNIHYSWYRYLYKNQKIMVTQKFNDTIYQYESEANRLQAKYLLDFQDKKLPQRYLEGNYEKFKRTLKNNDYYFFIGEYLDIGEFQVIYLENWYNNLRPIIYRNKKSGNLVGGTHGDIKISELPPIIFPKSAYGNELISWYIPNKDFPFNTQSKMLSETDKAKVRDLTKEDNPVLVFFRLNDF